The Alistipes megaguti sequence TGCTCCTTGACGTCGAGGATCTCCTCGGCGTAGGTCACCTGCGGCAGACCGAGCTTCTCGGCCACCTGGGGACCGACCTGGGCCGTATCGCCGTCAATAGCCTGACGTCCGGCGAAGATCACGTCGGGCTGAATCTTCTTCAGGGCACACGACAGGGCGTAGGAGGTTGCCAGCGTATCGGAGCCGGCGAACTCGCGGCCCGAAAGCAGGTAGCCGCCGTCGGCACCGCGGAACAGGGCATCACGGATGATGTCGGCGGCACGCTGGGGGCCCATCGTCAGAATGTGGACCGTCGATCCTTCGACGCGGTCCTTGAGCCGCAGAGCGGCCTCGAGGGCATTGAGGTCCTCGGGATTGAAAATGGCCGGGAGTGCCGCACGATTGACCGTACCTTCGGGGGTCATCGCGTCCTTGCCCACGTTGCGGGTATCGGGCACCTGTTTGGCCAGAACCAGAATTTTAAGGTTTTGCAACATATTGAATTTAAGTCGAATGTTTTTCTTGGTTGTTTCGTTCGCAACAGCGGAGAGAACATCGGATCGACGCGCGGAACCGGATCGGAAACCCGCCTCCGTTCCACCAGGTCGAGGCGCAGGACCGGATCGGAAGCCCGTCGTCGGAGCCTTCGTCCGAAGCGCTGAGCCGGATCGGAAACCCTCCACCCTTCGGCCGCCTATAAAACGGGCTTCTAAGCCCGCGGACGGACGATGGTTTCACCGCGGTCAGGGCCCACGGAGATGATCCGCACGGGCACGCCGGTCTGGTGCTCGATGAACTCCACGTAACGCTTGAAGGCCTCGGGGAACTCCTCGTAGGTGCGGCACTTGCGCAGGTCACACTTCCAGCCCTCGAACTCCGTGTAGACGGGCTTCAGGTCATCGGTAATCGTATAGGGGAACTCCGCGGTGCGGCGGCCGCCGATCTCGTAGGCTGTAGCGATCTTGATCGTATCGAAATCGTTCATCACGTCGGACTTCATCATGATGAGCTGCGTCACACCGTTGATCATGATCGAATACTTCAGGGCCACCATGTCGAGCCATCCGCAGCGGCGGCGACGTCCCGTCACGGCACCGAATTCATGACCGATGTTGCTGAGTTTCTCGCCTGTCTCGTCGAAGAGCTCCGTGGGGAAGGGGCCGCTGCCCACACGGGTGCAGTAGGCCTTGAAGATGCCGTAGACGTCGCCGATGCGGCTGGGCGCAACACCCAGACCCGTGCAGACGCCTGCGCAGACCGTATTCGACGAGGTGACGAAGGGATAGGAGCCGAAATCGACGTCGAGCAGCGTGCCCTGTGCCCCCTCGGCCAGAATGGCCTTGTCCTGAGCCAGGCAGTCGTTGACGAAATACTCGCTGTCGATAATGTGGAAACGGCGGAGGTACTTCACGGCGTCGAACCACTGGGCCTCGAGTTCGGTGATGTCGTACTTGTAGTCCAGACTGCGGAGGATCCGTTCGTGACGGGCCTTGGCCGCAGCGTAGATCTTCTCGAAATCGGGGCTCAGCAGGTCGCCCACACGCATGCCGTTGCGGCTGACCTTGTCCGTATAGGTCGGGCCGATGCCCTTGCCCGTGGTGCCGATCTTGGCACTGCCCTTGGCGGCCTCGTAGGCGGCGTCGAGGATGCGGTGAGTCGGCAGAATGAGGTGGGCCTTTTTCGAGATGCAGAGCTGTTGGGTGATGTCATGGCCGCTCTTGGCGAGCTCTTCGGCCTCGGCCCGGAACAGGATGGCATCGAGCACTACGCCGTTGCCGATGATGTTGGTCTTGCCGCCCTGGAAGATTCCCGAGGGGATCGAACGGAGCACGTATTTTTCCCCGCCGAACTCCAGCGTATGACCGGCATTGGGGCCGCCCTGGAAGCGGGCTACCACCTCGTAATGGGGCGTAAGCACGTCCACGACCTTACCCTTGCCCTCGTCACCCCACTGGAGGCCGAGGATCACGTCTACTTTTTTCATTGTATCCGAATCAATTTATTGGTTACAAAAGTTTTTTGCTTCCAAAGATACAAAATAATCCGCGAAAAGCACAATTGCCCGGACGGGACTTTTCAACAAATTATAAAAAAAGGGCCCCGACGGAGCGTGTTTCCCCGTCGAGGCGTGTAAGAATCAGAGACAGACGGCCGCACCAATCGGGCCCAGGCCGGACTTCTCCCCCGCTGCTGCGGCTATACGGGCATTCTCGCAACCGCCGACCCTGTTATCCGGGCCCCACGCAACCGCCAACCCTGCTATCCGGGCTCCACGCAACCGCCGTCCGGCCCCCGACCTGCGGCGTAAATCCGCCCGTGTCTCCGCGCTACCGTTCGACCAGCGAGGTAATGCCGTCGAAACGGATGCTCTGGGTGGCCATGCGGCAGTAGACCGTGGTCAGATCGGAATTCGCGCGTACATCGGCCTGAAGCGTCGCGGCGCAGGTCGACAGATCGAGCGTCTGCAAGGCGTTGCCCCGCGCATCGAGCGTCACGAGCGAGGTATTCGACGTGAGGTCCAGCTCCGCCAGCGCATTCTCCGAGCAGTCCAGCCACACCAGCGCACGCAGATCCTCCACATCGAGCCACACGAGATCGTTTTCCCGGCAGTCGAGGCGCGAAAGATGCGCACAAGCGGTCAGATCCAGCTCCGTGAGGGCGTTTCCCGAGCAATCGAGCCGCTCAAGATTGACGAATTCCCGCAGATCCGCGAGCGAAGCGATCCCTTCACCCGGGCACGCGATCTCCCGCACGCGCTGCGCTTCGTAGCGCGAGATGCGTGAATCGTTGTCCAGATCGAAGCGTTCGAGACAGAACGCCTCGAAGCGTTTGTCGAAAAAGGTGAGGTATACGTATCGGTTCCGCTCGTCACTGTCGCGATCGGCCAGGCCGCACGAAGAGGCAAGCAACGAGAGCAGGACGGGCAGCAGGCGCAGGCGCCGCACCGTGTCAGATGTCCACATCATCGTCCGACGATTCGGAGAGATCCGATGCATCGTCATCGCCCCCCTGCAGTTCGTCGGCCCCCTTCAGATCGTCGTCGTAGTAATCCTTGTCGTCGTCATCCTGCGCCGAGTCGTCGATCTTCACGTCGATCTTGATCATATAGGCCACATCGTCCGTGTCAAAGGGCACGGCATAAAAAAAACCACCGTTGGGTTTGTCTACGCGAATCATCGAATCGGTGAATCCCAGCGGATATTTCTCCTTGACAGCCTCCTGCATTTCGGGGGTCAGATTGTGGAAACTCGTTACGATATGTTTCTTTGCCATATTCTGTTTAGCCATCGTTGTGGTGCGAAATTTTCTGCAAGTATAAGCAAAATTTGAATATCGCACCACATCTGCAATTTTTTTTTGCATTTTTTTTGTTTTAGCCCCTTGTTCCGAGCAAAATATGTAACTTTACGCACGTTATTCCATAGGTATGATACGCGAACGCATCGAGGAGCTGCGCCGCCAGCTCGAACTGCACAACTACAAATATTACGTCGAAAACAACCCCGAAATTTCGGATTTCGAGTTCGATACGATGATGCGCGAACTCCAGGACCTGGAGCGCGAACACCCCGAATATGCCGATCCCAATTCGCCGACGATGCGCGTCGGGAGCGACCTGACGTCGGAGTTCGCCACCGTGCGCCACCGCTACCCGATGCTCTCGCTCGGGAACACCTACTCGCTCGACGAACTGCACGAATTCATCGAACGCATCGAACGCGAGGCCGGTCCCACGGACTATGTCTGCGAGCTGAAATTCGACGGCACGGCCATCTCGCTCACCTACGACAACGGCGCACTGACGCAGGCCGCCACGCGCGGCGACGGCGTCACGGGCGACGACGTGACGGCCAACGTCCGCACCGTACGCTCCGTACCGCTGCACCTGCGCAACGGCGACTGGCCGGCCCATTTCGAGATCCGGGGCGAGATCCTCATGCCCTACGCCTCGTTCGACCGTCTGAACGCCGAACGCGAGGCCAACGGCGAGCCGCTCTTCGCCAATCCGCGCAACGCCGCTGCCGGGACGCTCAAGCAGCAGTCGTCGGCCGTCGTGGCACGCCGCGGTCTGGACTGCACGCTCTACCAGCTGGCGGGCGACAACCTGCCCTTCCGCACCCACTGGGAGAGTCTTCAGAAGGCCCGCGAGTGGGGCTTCAAGATCTCGGACCACATGCGCATCTGCCACAACGTGGCCGAGGTCGACGACTTCATCCGCTACTGGGATAC is a genomic window containing:
- a CDS encoding adenylosuccinate synthase, whose amino-acid sequence is MKKVDVILGLQWGDEGKGKVVDVLTPHYEVVARFQGGPNAGHTLEFGGEKYVLRSIPSGIFQGGKTNIIGNGVVLDAILFRAEAEELAKSGHDITQQLCISKKAHLILPTHRILDAAYEAAKGSAKIGTTGKGIGPTYTDKVSRNGMRVGDLLSPDFEKIYAAAKARHERILRSLDYKYDITELEAQWFDAVKYLRRFHIIDSEYFVNDCLAQDKAILAEGAQGTLLDVDFGSYPFVTSSNTVCAGVCTGLGVAPSRIGDVYGIFKAYCTRVGSGPFPTELFDETGEKLSNIGHEFGAVTGRRRRCGWLDMVALKYSIMINGVTQLIMMKSDVMNDFDTIKIATAYEIGGRRTAEFPYTITDDLKPVYTEFEGWKCDLRKCRTYEEFPEAFKRYVEFIEHQTGVPVRIISVGPDRGETIVRPRA
- a CDS encoding electron transfer flavoprotein subunit beta/FixA family protein, with translation MLQNLKILVLAKQVPDTRNVGKDAMTPEGTVNRAALPAIFNPEDLNALEAALRLKDRVEGSTVHILTMGPQRAADIIRDALFRGADGGYLLSGREFAGSDTLATSYALSCALKKIQPDVIFAGRQAIDGDTAQVGPQVAEKLGLPQVTYAEEILDVKEHSLVIKRRLEHGVETVECPIPAVVTVNASAAECRPRNAKRVMKYKGALAGSEIAAAPDSPAAQRAAAKPYLQIVEWAAADVNPDPAQLGLQGSPTKVKKIENVVFAAKEAKRLTSSDEDINSLMVELIASHTLG
- a CDS encoding leucine-rich repeat domain-containing protein; amino-acid sequence: MMWTSDTVRRLRLLPVLLSLLASSCGLADRDSDERNRYVYLTFFDKRFEAFCLERFDLDNDSRISRYEAQRVREIACPGEGIASLADLREFVNLERLDCSGNALTELDLTACAHLSRLDCRENDLVWLDVEDLRALVWLDCSENALAELDLTSNTSLVTLDARGNALQTLDLSTCAATLQADVRANSDLTTVYCRMATQSIRFDGITSLVER